In one window of Tubulanus polymorphus chromosome 3, tnTubPoly1.2, whole genome shotgun sequence DNA:
- the LOC141902238 gene encoding neuroglian-like has translation MILVSGRRTFLILLHLVVLTAQIVVPKAHVKTCSGRYVHIVWDSSNRKVVPRLYNVEYSLGNSSDIWYDGDTVGGAENGANFELPGNRKFRFRVTAYYSNGRVDQPEPVDGTCSTNPDRPDRNPDDVRGKAVSPNKIIISWEPLSFLQWNAPNLMYTVRWRRSGSADDWSTAIVDGKGNSYEINHLTVHTSYEFSVESVNARGSPIDKPVINTAYSGEDVPSLAPTNFKVSPNRLDPKTVLFTWNALNTSSTAIRGQFKSYRIHVINVDNTSQSSQYDVIGGCKSSKVCGFVRLLAPNCGYHAYVVVVNGKYEGPASNRVYFKTTETKISSFKIVDLKQIGRTTLRVRWVGGRNNGHGVTAYKLVVHRKANNSFFNIVRTILVEKAGEEEPYSAAINGLVPGHVYRVYVYPIYYNHKRGRQSSVRYADIQMKDVAANFSPDAGKHIISTAIFRRSDVIGNYRILRTGLSATSIEHSIACANDWNFGWIFISVAMPFFYMFQMTRNWCTVLLSLERLIVVLFPIKSRQFPKKRISTWAMAFILLQIVTIKAMNKIQKDTVPCNDAERLETLGELPLREMLATEVSNTMRRSHGRRFGQGQTGPDHTMVAYLVRALSNRAFTRKSLDTELLSKRCRGKRGESLPEPLAFDQKGSSIIDR, from the exons ATGATTCTGGTGTCGGGTCGAAGAACTTTCCTGATTTTACTTCATTTGGTCGTTCTTACTGCGCAAATAG TTGTACCCAAGGCTCACGTGAAAACCTGTTCGGGCCGTTACGTCCATATCGTTTGGGATTCGTCGAATCGGAAGGTTGTACCGCGGCTCTACAATGTCGAATACTCGTTGGGTAATTCGTCTGATATCTGGTATGACGGCGACACAGTAGGTGGCGCTGAAAACGGCGCTAACTTCGAACTGCCCGGGAACAGGAAGTTTCGATTTCGCGTAACGGCCTATTATTCGAACGGACGCGTTGACCAGCCCGAACCGGTCGACGGCACGTGTTCGACGAATCCCGATAGGCCAGATAGAAACCCCGACGATGTTAGAGGCAAGGCCGTGTCGCCGAACAAGATTATAATTTCATGGGAG CCACTTTCGTTTCTGCAATGGAACGCTCCGAATCTGATGTACACAGTTCGATGGAGACGCTCCGGCTCGGCCGATGATTGGTCGACGGCGATCGTGGACGGGAAGGGAAATTCGTacgaaataaatcatttgaccGTTCATACGTCATACGAGTTCAGCGTCGAGTCGGTGAACGCGCGTGGAAGTCCAATAGACAAACCCGTGATTAACACAGCATATTCCGGGGAAGATG TACCATCCTTAGCACCGACAAACTTCAAAGTATCGCCGAATCGGTTGGACCCGAAGACCGTGCTGTTCACGTGGAATGCGCTGAATACGTCATCAACGGCCATTCGAGGTCAATTCAAATCATACCGG ATTCATGTTATCAACGTTGATAATACAAGTCAATCTAGTCAGTATGACGTCATAGGCGGATGTAAATCCAGTAAAGTTTGCGGGTTTGTTCGTCTGTTGGCTCCAAACTGTGGATATCACGCCTATGTCGTCGTGGTGAACGGAAAGTACGAAGGTCCAGCGAGCAATCGAGTTTACTTCAAAACAACTGAAACAA AAATCAGTTCCTTTAAGATTGTTGACCTGAAACAGATTGGCCGGACAACTTTACGGGTGCGGTGGGTAGGTGGAAGGAATAACGGCCATGGCGTCACCGCGTATAAATTAGTCGTACATAGAAAag CAAATAACAGTTTTTTCAACATCGTTCGGACAATTCTCGTAGAGAAGGCAGGCGAAGAGGAACCGTATAGCGCGGCTATTAATGGACTGGTTCCGGGACATGTATACCGGGTGTACGTGTATCCTATCTATTATAATCACAAACGGGGTAGACAGTCGTCTGTGAGATATGCCGACATCCAAATGAAAG atgTCGCTGCAAATTTTTCACCGGATGCCGGcaaacatattatatctactGCAATTTTCCGTCGCAGTGACGTCATCGGAAATTACCGAATACTAAGGACCGGACTATCAGCGACCTCTATCGAACATTCCATCGCCTGCGC GAATGACTGGAATTTTGGTTGGATTTTCATCTCAGTCGCCATGCCGTTTTTCTACATGTTTCAGATGACTCGTAACTGGTGCACTGTACTGCTCAGTCTAGAGCGGttaatcgtcgtattgttTCCGATTAAATCTCGTCAATTTCCTAAGAAGCGAATATCAACGTGGGCGATGGCATTTATTTTACTA CAAATTGTGACTATAAAAGCTATGAATAAAATTCAGAAAGACACGGTACCTTGTAATGACGCCGAGCGATTGGAAACACTAGGTGAATTACCATTACGTGAAATGTTGGCAACAGAAGTGTCGAATACAATGAGGCGATCGCACGGAAGACGATTTGGCCAGGGTCAAACAGGTCCGGACCACACCATGGTCGCATACTTGGTCCGGGCTTTATCAAACCGCGCGTTCACGCGTAAATCACTCGATACCGAACTACTATCAAAACGATGCCGTGGCAAGCGAggtgagtcacttccggaaccgTTAGCATTCGACCAGAAAGGATCGAGTATTATAGATCGATAA